The following coding sequences lie in one Alphaproteobacteria bacterium genomic window:
- a CDS encoding RimK family protein, with protein MTAHIVVVDRRADFKWDDAGHPVVTAREYLSRPDAFMSRYPRIINLCRDYEYMSFGYYCSLLAEARGERVIPAVSTILDLSKKSIYGLALDELDELLEKMAKKPGAAPSGPFSLFVFFGFTEDDRYQELAHQIFDLFRCPLLKVGIEVAPKWRVASIRPVPINELKAEQEPLFQKSLDAYTRTAWRRPKSKSPARYYMAILQNPQEQLPPSSTRTLQKFVKIGEPMGLEVELIEKKDYHRLAEYDALFIRETTSLDHHTYRFAKKAEYEDMVVIDDPTSILRCTNKVYLAELMRSNRVPTPRTLVVDRVRMAEIEVEFGYPLVLKIPDGSFSRGVVKVENKQELKDVSTELFRKSELIIAQEFIPTKFDWRIGVLNGRPIYACQYFMSRNHWQIVKYTASGRFSEGGCKTLAIEEAPPAVVETAIKATRLIGDGLYGVDLKETERGPVVIEINDNPSIDMGVEDSVLKDELYRIILGEFLRRLDAQMEPSRPGNGAANGAGNGDAHVPGLGEPRLPFEITRKVSDSSGR; from the coding sequence ATGACGGCACACATCGTCGTCGTCGACCGGCGGGCTGATTTCAAATGGGACGATGCTGGGCACCCGGTGGTGACCGCGCGTGAATACCTGTCGCGCCCGGATGCCTTCATGTCGCGCTATCCGCGCATCATCAATCTCTGTCGCGACTATGAATATATGAGCTTCGGCTACTATTGCTCGCTGCTGGCCGAGGCGCGAGGTGAGCGGGTCATTCCCGCGGTCTCGACGATTCTCGATCTTTCCAAGAAGTCGATCTACGGCCTCGCCCTCGACGAGCTCGACGAGCTTCTCGAAAAGATGGCCAAGAAGCCGGGCGCTGCACCGAGCGGACCCTTCTCGCTTTTCGTCTTCTTCGGCTTCACGGAGGATGACCGCTATCAAGAGCTGGCCCATCAGATTTTCGATCTCTTCCGCTGCCCGCTCCTCAAAGTCGGGATCGAAGTCGCACCCAAATGGCGCGTCGCTTCGATCCGCCCCGTGCCCATCAATGAGCTCAAGGCCGAGCAGGAGCCCCTCTTCCAGAAGTCCCTGGACGCCTACACGCGAACCGCCTGGCGGCGGCCAAAGAGCAAGTCCCCAGCGCGCTACTACATGGCGATCCTCCAAAATCCCCAGGAGCAGCTTCCTCCCTCCTCCACGCGCACGCTTCAGAAGTTCGTCAAGATCGGCGAGCCGATGGGTCTCGAGGTCGAGCTTATCGAGAAGAAGGACTATCACCGGCTTGCGGAATACGATGCCCTCTTCATCCGCGAGACGACGTCCCTCGATCACCATACCTACCGCTTCGCCAAGAAGGCGGAATACGAAGACATGGTCGTGATCGACGATCCGACCTCGATTCTGCGTTGCACGAACAAGGTCTACCTCGCCGAACTCATGCGCTCGAACCGGGTACCGACTCCGCGCACCCTCGTGGTCGACCGCGTTCGCATGGCCGAAATCGAGGTCGAGTTCGGCTATCCGCTGGTGCTCAAGATCCCCGACGGATCGTTCTCGCGCGGTGTGGTCAAGGTCGAGAACAAGCAGGAGCTCAAGGACGTCTCGACCGAGCTCTTCCGCAAGTCCGAGCTGATCATCGCCCAGGAGTTCATCCCGACGAAATTCGACTGGCGCATCGGTGTGCTCAACGGCCGGCCGATCTATGCCTGCCAGTACTTCATGTCTCGCAATCACTGGCAAATCGTGAAGTACACCGCGAGCGGGCGCTTTTCCGAAGGTGGGTGCAAGACGCTGGCGATCGAGGAAGCGCCCCCCGCCGTGGTCGAGACCGCGATCAAGGCGACCCGGCTGATCGGCGATGGATTATACGGCGTCGACCTCAAGGAGACCGAGCGCGGCCCGGTCGTTATCGAAATCAACGACAATCCGTCAATCGACATGGGGGTCGAGGATTCGGTCCTCAAGGACGAGCTTTACCGCATTATTCTTGGCGAGTTTCTCCGTCGCCTCGACGCCCAGATGGAGCCGTCGCGGCCGGGCAACGGTGCGGCCAACGGTGCGGGAAACGGCGACGCCCACGTCCCCGGCCTCGGCGAGCCTCGCCTTCCCTTCGAAATCACCCGCAAGGTGTCGGATTCCTCGGGCCGCTGA